Proteins encoded in a region of the Fusarium falciforme chromosome 6, complete sequence genome:
- a CDS encoding Zn(2)-C6 fungal-type domain-containing protein, translating to MPSSAQGPPRRKHVTTACVPCRESKVKCDGASPICSNCKNKNKDCRYQAGDDKRKLSLRVAIELLSGRIEQLCNFIGENSLEPPPMPKEEQEALIKVLGHLKLTHTFASKDAARAPSNGTASPRQSPGQNQPNANAAMESLPPPPAPLPVWDRVDDSAQVAVITQPDLMAPPHAIGDLDGLDVIRRPTPDDHASCSLAVNPPSWTWGNPEDPNFNFQPPFALDSGTIGGMLPFPTPGSGEHHSIKLPSGPGSDEAISDTESTEVLVDQLSDRIGSLQIGPGGQVRYYGPTSNFNLVEMPAPDNLTIHRTVRNNGQEYLDRLGIGKSVPADLEEHLVNLYFTWQDAAFHVVNRAMFEEARINWRDSKEDTQYYSEALLNSICSLGAAFESRHHPTFVTFPKSLSDFFADRAKALLEIELDCPCLATVQAMVVLSSHDIGCKRDARGWLYSGMAMRLAFDMALHVDLSPYVAKKAVTQASADLRRDIFWAAYTVDHMWGFYLGRPFRINMEDVTVAKPVGDVRPERAGQWIPYVSKKSFDELTPLPDYTDELHRQRTLLSDIMVPLGYALYGSRKIPAATLQEMNVRTVEELLNWRADLPTVLQVDLDDRETPYLPHVILLHMQYHQNIIHAHRPWMSRTYVQPFPPQGPGAAHARMMCVESAYAIAKLLQLYEIRYALRRMNIQGVGIACSAALLLIFASVTNYQRQGENEIGLHLSACFRALDELGATWESAKRARDFLVLLQRQWELHGRTTRARRTSPTAAADSAPRKRTRTSLDNGQLHGVSPSHVSPPQLRQGLLGQTGPADIEMGLDLDWIFTGDVYPIPQGPMTNP from the exons ATGCCGTCCTCAGCGCAGGGCCCGCCTCGACGCAAGCACGTCACCACTGCTTGCGTGCCATGTCGCGagagcaaggtcaag TGCGATGGAGCCTCCCCCATCTGCTCCAACTGcaaaaacaaaaacaagGATTGCCGATACCAAGCAGGTGATGACAAGCGCAA ACTCTCTCTCCGCGTTGCCATCGAGCTTCTCTCTGGACGCATCGAGCAGCTGTGCAATTTCATCGGCGAGAATTCGCTTGAGCCTCCACCCATGCCCAAGGAGGAACAGGAGGCTCTCATCAAGGTACTTGGCCATCTAAAACTGACGCACACATTTGCCAGCAAAGATGCTGCGAGGGCACCATCAAATGGCACCGCTTCTCCTCGCCAATCACCAGGCCAAAATCAACCAAACGCGAATGCAGCGATGGAGTCACTTCCCCCGCCCCCGGCGCCTTTGCCGGTCTGGGATAGAGTTGATGATAGTGCACAAGTTGCCGTCATCACTCAGCCTGATTTGATGGCACCTCCACACGCTATAGGGGACTTGGATGGCCTGGACGTTATCAGACGCCCGACTCCAGATGACCATGCCTCATGCTCTCTGGCAGTCAACCcgccttcttggacttggggcAATCCTGAAGACCCAAACTTCAACTTCCAGCCCCCGTTTGCCCTAGACTCGGGAACCATAGGCGGCATGCTTCCGTTCCCGACTCCCGGGTCGGGCGAGCACCACTCGATCAAACTGCCTAGTGGCCCGGGATCCGACGAGGCAATCAGTGACACAGAAAGCACCGAGGTACTCGTTGACCAGCTTTCCGATCGCATCGGGTCCCTGCAAATAGGACCCGGGGGACAGGTGCGATACTACGGGCCCACATCTAACTTCAATCTTGTCGAGATGCCCGCGCCTGACAATCTTACTATTCATCGCACTGTTCGAAACAACGGGCAAGAATACCTCGACCGTCTTGGCATCGGCAAGTCTGTGCCCGCTGACCTCGAGGAGCATCTGGTCAACCTCTACTTTACTTGGCAAGATGCAGCTTTCCATGTTGTGAACCGAGCCATGTTTGAGGAAGCGAGGATCAACTGGCGCGACAGCAAGGAAGACACTCAATACTATTCAGAGGCGTTGCTCAACTCAAT ATGTTCCTTAGGTGCTGCCTTTGAATCGCGACACCATCCAACATTTGTCACATTTCCCAAATCCTTGTCCGACTTCTTTGCCGACAGGGCCAAGGCGCTTCTTGAAATCGAACTGGACTGTCCCTGCTTGGCGACGGTGCAGGCCATGGTGGTCCTCAGCAGCCACGACATCGGCTGCAAACGAGATGCGAGGGGTTGGCTCTATAGCG GGATGGCCATGAGACTGGCTTTTGATATGGCTCTTCATGTCGACTTGAGTCCGTATGTGGCGAAGAAAGCCGTCACTCAGGCGTCTGCGGATCTGCGTCGCGACATTTTCTGGGCAGCGTATACTGTAGACCA CATGTGGGGATTCTATCTTGGGCGCCCGTTCCGCATTAACATGGAGGACGTCACTGTTGCCAAGCCTGTCGGAGACGTCAGACCTGAGAGAGCTGGACAGTGGATTCCATATGTCTCGAAAAAGTCCTTCGATGAGCTCACCCCTCTACCAGACTACACGGATGAGCTACATCGACAAAGGACCCTCCTCAGTGACATAATGGTTCCTCTCGGATATGCTCT ATATGGAAGCAGAAAGATACCGGCTGCTACTCTGCAAGAAATGAATGTTCGGACGGTGGAAGAGCTACTCAACTGGCGGGCTGACTTACCCACTGTACTCCAAGTCGATCTCGATGACCGCGAGACGCCATACCTCCCACACGTCATCCTACTACA CATGCAATATCACCAGAATATCATACACGCTCACCGCCCATGGATGTCACGAACTTACGTGCAACCGTTCCCTCCACAGGGCCCTGGGGCGGCACATGCACGCATGATGTGTGTAGAATCCGCGTACGCCATTGCCAAACTCCTCCAGCTCTACGAGATACGCTATGCACTCCGCCGCATGAACATTCAAGGCGTCGGCATCGCATGCTCAGCGGCTTTGCTGCTCATCTTTGCCTCCGTGACAAACTATCAACGCCAAGGGGAAAATGAGATTGGTCTCCATCTAAGTGCCTGCTTCAGAGCACTAGATGAGCTGGGAGCTACATGGGAGAGCGCCAAGAGGGCCAGAGACTTTCTCGTTCTGTTGCAGCGGCAGTGGGAGCTTCACGGACGGACGACAAGAGCACGACGAACCTCACCAACCGCAGCAGCAGACTCTGCTCCTCGAAAGCGGACACGGACCTCACTTGATAACGGCCAACTTCACGGCGTATCACCGTCTCACGTATCACCGCCTCAGCTTCGACAGGGGCTGCTGGGACAAACGGGCCCTGCTGATATTGAGATGGGGCTTGACCTGGACTGGATCTTCACGGGAGATGTGTATCCCATACCTCAAGGTCCAATGACGAATCCGTGA